A window of the Thunnus albacares chromosome 15, fThuAlb1.1, whole genome shotgun sequence genome harbors these coding sequences:
- the ghsra gene encoding growth hormone secretagogue receptor a, producing the protein MPSWPNLSECLSHNCSWEETHNFTRNSDLDLPPLNYYSIPLLTGITIACTLLFLVGVVGNVMTILVVSKYRDMRTTTNLYLCSMAVSDLLIFLCMPLDLYRMWRYRPWRFGDALCKLFQFVSESCTYSTILSITALSVERYLAICFPLRAKALVTKRRVRALILLLWTVSLLSAGPVFVMVGVERDSMGPPDYISEMNETGFFLEAGDTRECKMTHYAVESGLMGAMVWLSSVFFFMPVFCLTVLYSLIGRRLWQRHRETNISSRVAHRDKSNRQTIKMLVVVVLAFVLCWLPFHVGRYLQFRSLDAPSPLLSLLSEYCSLVSVVLFYLSAAINPILYNTMSWKYRGAAARLFGLTDNQLPRGRTASTVKGDGSNGWTESTVSF; encoded by the exons ATGCCCTCTTGGCCCAATCTCTCGGAGTGCCTCTCCCATAACTGCAGCTGGGAGGAGACCCACAACTTCACAAGGAACAGTGACCTTGATCTCCCTCCTCTAAATTACTACTCAATCCCTCTCCTCACGGGCATCACCATCGCCTGTACGCTGCTGTTTCTGGTCGGGGTGGTCGGGAACGTCATGACCATTTTGGTGGTCAGCAAGTACCGGGACATGCGCACCACCACCAACCTGTACCTGTGCAGCATGGCGGTATCTGACCTGCTCATCTTCCTCTGTATGCCCCTGGACCTCTACCGCATGTGGAGGTACAGGCCCTGGCGCTTTGGGGACGCACTCTGCAAGCTCTTTCAGTTCGTCTCCGAGTCATGCACCTACTCTACCATCCTGAGCATCACCGCGCTTTCAGTGGAGCGCTACCTGGCAATCTGCTTCCCGCTGCGCGCCAAGGCCCTCGTTACCAAAAGGCGGGTGCGCGCCCTCATTCTTCTACTCTGGACAGTGTCCCTGTTGAGCGCCGGACCTGTGTTTGTCATGGTAGGAGTGGAGCGGGACAGCATGGGACCGCCAgattacatttctgaaatgAATGAGACTGGCTTCTTTCTGGAGGCCGGGGACACCAGGGAGTGTAAGATGACGCATTACGCCGTGGAGTCAGGTCTGATGGGGGCCATGGTGTGGCTgagctctgtttttttcttcatgccGGTGTTCTGTCTCACAGTGCTCTACAGTCTCATAGGCCGCCGTCTGTGGCAGAGACATAGGGAGACAAACATCAGCTCCCGAGTGGCTCACCGGGACAAGAGCAACAGACAGACCATAAAGATGTTGG tggtggtggtgttggccTTCGTCCTTTGCTGGTTGCCGTTCCACGTTGGTCGCTACCTGCAGTTCCGTTCTCTGGACGCCCCGTCTCCTCTGCTGTCCTTGTTATCAGAGTACTGCAGCTTGGTGTCGGTAGTTCTTTTCTACCTGAGTGCCGCCATCAATCCCATCCTCTATAACACCATGTCCTGGAAATACCGCGGCGCAGCAGCGCGCCTCTTCGGCCTGACAGACAACCAGCTGCCGAGGGGCCGCACAGCAAGCACCGTGAAGGGAGACGGCTCCAACGGCTGGACGGAATCCACTGTCAGCTTCTAA